One Sesamum indicum cultivar Zhongzhi No. 13 unplaced genomic scaffold, S_indicum_v1.0 C00873, whole genome shotgun sequence genomic window, tttttttttttgggagtaacatattactttatatttcacttagtatataatataccaacaaaatattctttcaattttatgtaatataaattttatatatataacaaaatatttttactaattatcaAGAGAGATCATAGAGTAACTACTATGGTTGATCAAAAGTGGATCATCTAAAACGCCCTTActtatatgtatttcttttacaaataattattctttcattttattaataatttttttattcatacatTTAAAGTTAACTCATTTTtagcaataatttttatttttcatttaattaaataaattataataaaaaaattaattatttacacgCATGAGATGTGCTTCAATTGCtgagtataaattaaaaatgaaaaaattcgaATTGAACGATGTACTTTCAATCCTCAACGACTCAATGTTCGACCCGACCTCACATAACCTATCTACGAGGGGTTTCTTGCCACGTGTCCATCGAGCCCCCTTGTAGATAGGTCAGCCGCAATGTGGGAAGGCTGTTGAGATCTCTGGGCCCAAGCCTAACTCCTCGGCAGGGCCTTCTGCCCAACGGAGATCCTTGGGACTGGGCGGCCCATAGAGCCTCACCCGTTGGGCTTCTTTCTTCTTGGGCCATGTGGGCTTATCATTTTTTAAGGGTATCACTTCTGATATGACTTGTGCAAATGCTTCAAATCCTATACGGTGGGATCAATGTCATCCAACGACCCATATGCTTCAGAGCAACTGCTAGAGCTATCGCAGAAGTTGATGATGTTCCCTAGGGCCTCATCCAAAGCAATGATATATTTCTTATGAAATCTTTATGTTGACTTTTGGGGGGTAGAAAATGCTCAGACATGCATTGATGGTCAATCTTTATGCTCCCTTAAGCAGTTCATTCCCCAACAAACCAAACAGGAAGAAgtcaatcaaaaaatttagaaatgaaAGAAATCTATCCCCTATAGTTATAAATGTTGGATTCCAAGAGCAGATCAGGTCTCCACCACTGATGGATACCATGAGCTTCTTTGAAGTCTCGTACCGGTGTGAGGTTCACTGTTAGGCTTGCTGATGGAATTAGATGCAGTGGCTCTTCTGAAGGCTTGCCCATTGCATTCAACAGAAGACCTCCAATTGAGTGTTGGGTGGCCAGCCTCTCCACAGCTCCTGCTCCGATCTCCTCCATCCGTTTTCTGTGTTCAAAGTACCCAATATACTCTGAGCAGATGTGGTCAGCTCGATTCACAAATAGACACGGCAACCATGCAGACAAGGCAACAAAAGCACCTCCTGACCGGTTTGCTTGATGGTTTTGCTTCATCGCGAGGGCAAGCCCAGCAGTTATCACGCTGCCGGCAAATCGAATGCCATGCTTTACTTTCTTATCCTTTATTCTCTCGATTGGGGCAGAAAAAAACGGTGGATTAAACAAGAAGGCCTCAAGAAATACACCAGTCTTTGCCATATTCTTGCCTGCAAGCATTGCCATGGCGGCCCCGAGGGAATGACCCGCTAACCAGACATTGGAACTACCAAATGTTGCAACTACATGTCTCACAGCTTGTATCGCAGTTTCAAAACGAGACGTCTGGTGAAgcccattttttatgatgtGGATGTCCATTTCAACGTCTCGTGAAAATGCATCTCCTTTGGTTATGGTGCCTCGAAAAGCAATGACATAGCGTGGGGCTTGATCGGCTGAATGGTTGCTGTCTGACGGCACAGAGGTGAGTTGGTACATAGCACCAAACACACAGGAATCAGCATCATCGATAAGCAACCTGTACAACTGAAAATGGAACGCTTCCCACCAAGGAGGAGCAAGAGGTCGGTTCCC contains:
- the LOC105155248 gene encoding GDSL esterase/lipase At4g10955-like; protein product: MASESENLDLSVPVASEREIFGLSGPLHLTTVDWTNPNHRRSVAASLVQGVYILERDRQEKREGNRPLAPPWWEAFHFQLYRLLIDDADSCVFGAMYQLTSVPSDSNHSADQAPRYVIAFRGTITKGDAFSRDVEMDIHIIKNGLHQTSRFETAIQAVRHVVATFGSSNVWLAGHSLGAAMAMLAGKNMAKTGVFLEAFLFNPPFFSAPIERIKDKKVKHGIRFAGSVITAGLALAMKQNHQANRSGGAFVALSAWLPCLFVNRADHICSEYIGYFEHRKRMEEIGAGAVERLATQHSIGGLLLNAMGKPSEEPLHLIPSASLTVNLTPVRDFKEAHGIHQWWRPDLLLESNIYNYRG